The following are from one region of the Prochlorococcus marinus str. SB genome:
- a CDS encoding acyl-CoA thioesterase has translation MKPADWLILQKKVRFGDCDSAGVIHFHNLLKWSHEAWEESIEIYGIPYQDIFPDFSIRKSQIIFPIVNCEANFFAPIKIGDFLKVKIAPYKINTHLFQVNSLFIKNGNKAAEGKIIHCSLDVDSRNKIELPDQLERWIEASNVSTNLKEC, from the coding sequence ATGAAACCCGCTGACTGGTTGATATTGCAGAAGAAGGTAAGATTCGGTGATTGTGATTCTGCAGGTGTAATTCATTTTCATAACTTATTAAAATGGTCGCACGAAGCTTGGGAAGAGAGTATAGAAATTTATGGAATTCCATATCAAGATATTTTTCCAGATTTTTCTATTCGTAAAAGTCAAATTATTTTTCCCATAGTAAATTGCGAAGCCAACTTTTTTGCGCCTATAAAAATTGGAGATTTCTTAAAAGTAAAAATTGCTCCTTATAAAATTAATACACATTTGTTCCAGGTAAATAGCTTATTTATAAAAAATGGAAATAAAGCAGCAGAAGGGAAAATAATACATTGTTCTTTAGACGTTGATTCAAGAAATAAAATAGAACTTCCCGATCAGTTAGAAAGATGGATAGAGGCTTCAAATGTAAGCACAAATTTAAAAGAATGCTAA
- a CDS encoding NAD(P)H-quinone oxidoreductase subunit H, with translation MAQLETRTEPMVVNFGPHHPSMHGVLRLVVTLDGENVIDCEPVIGYLHRGMEKIAENRTNVMYVPYVSRMDYAAGMFYEAIVVNAPERLANIPVPKRASYIRVLMLELNRIANHLLWLGPFLADVGAQTPFFYIFREREMIYDLWEAATGQRLINNNFFRIGGVACDLPYGWLEKCIDFCDWFGPKIDEYEKLITNNPIFRKRIEGLGTIQRDQAINWSLSGPMLRASGVSWDLRKVDSYECYDDFDWQIASEKEGDCYARYRVRVEEMRQSLSIIRQACKMIPGGPTENLEAQRMATEDKKSEIFGMDYQYVAKKVAPTFKIPNGELYTRLESGKGEIGVFIQGNNEVTPWRFKIRAADLNNLQILPHILKGAKIADIMAILGSIDVIMGSVDR, from the coding sequence ATGGCTCAGCTAGAGACTAGAACAGAACCAATGGTGGTCAATTTTGGCCCTCACCATCCCTCAATGCATGGGGTTTTAAGGTTAGTTGTAACTCTTGATGGTGAGAATGTCATTGATTGTGAGCCAGTAATTGGATATTTACATAGAGGAATGGAAAAGATAGCTGAAAATAGGACAAATGTAATGTATGTCCCTTATGTAAGCAGAATGGATTATGCAGCAGGAATGTTTTATGAAGCTATTGTAGTAAATGCTCCTGAAAGATTAGCTAATATTCCAGTTCCTAAAAGAGCTAGTTACATCAGAGTTCTAATGCTAGAACTCAATCGTATTGCTAATCATCTTTTGTGGCTCGGCCCCTTTTTAGCAGACGTAGGAGCTCAAACTCCATTTTTCTATATTTTTAGAGAAAGAGAAATGATATATGATCTTTGGGAAGCTGCTACTGGACAGAGGTTGATAAATAATAATTTCTTTAGGATAGGTGGTGTCGCATGTGATCTTCCATACGGATGGTTAGAAAAATGTATAGACTTTTGTGACTGGTTTGGACCTAAGATTGATGAATACGAAAAATTAATCACTAATAACCCAATTTTTAGAAAAAGAATTGAAGGTCTGGGAACAATACAAAGAGACCAGGCAATTAATTGGTCTTTGTCTGGGCCAATGCTTAGAGCTTCTGGAGTTTCCTGGGATTTAAGGAAAGTCGATAGTTATGAATGTTATGACGATTTTGATTGGCAGATTGCTTCAGAAAAAGAAGGTGATTGTTATGCGAGATATCGAGTGAGAGTCGAAGAGATGAGACAATCGCTAAGTATCATTCGCCAAGCCTGTAAAATGATTCCAGGAGGTCCAACAGAAAATTTGGAAGCTCAAAGAATGGCGACTGAAGATAAGAAAAGTGAAATATTTGGTATGGACTATCAATATGTAGCTAAGAAGGTTGCTCCAACTTTTAAAATTCCTAACGGAGAATTGTATACAAGATTAGAGTCCGGTAAAGGAGAAATAGGTGTATTCATTCAAGGAAATAATGAAGTTACCCCATGGAGATTTAAAATCAGAGCAGCTGATTTAAATAATCTGCAAATATTGCCTCATATTCTTAAAGGTGCCAAAATCGCCGATATTATGGCAATTCTTGGCTCAATAGATGTCATTATGGGATCTGTTGATAGATAA